GAAGCCGACCCAGGTGAAGAACCCCAGCACCAGGCTCGGAAGCGCCCACACGGTGTGCAGGAGCTTCCAGGCGGTGCTGCGCTGCAGTCCGCCCGTCAGTCCGCCGCCGAGTGGCGCGCCCCCGTACGACGGCCGGGGCGGGGCCGGGACCCACGAGGTGTTCGGCGTCGGGTGCGGACCCGGCGGGGGGAAGAAGCCGGAGAGCCGGACCAGGACCCGCGAGTACAAGTGCATGGCGCTGGGCCTGGCCCCGCCCGTCTCCACGTCCGCCAAGGGGCCCGATGCCCGAACGAACATCAGCAGCCGCTCGTAGACCTCCCGGGCCCCGCCGGGACGCTGTTCTGGATGCTTGGCGAGGAGCTGCCGGATGAGCCAGTGCAGCTCCAATGGCACGTCGGGGCGCTGGAGCGGGGCCGGGGGCTCCTCCATGTGCCGGTAGCTCAGCACGTGCGGGGTCGCCCCCTCGAAGACCGGCTCGCCCGCCAGCAGCTCGTACAGCACGCAGCCCAGCGCGTACAGGTCGGTGCGCGGGGTGGCGCGTTCGCCGCGCAGTTGCTCGGGCGCCATGTACGCCGGGGTGCCGACGGGTTCGCCGGTCCTGGTGATGCGCTGGGCGCCCGTGGTGTCGAGGACGGTCGCGACGCCGAAGTCCAGCACCTTGACGGTGCCGTCGCGGGTCAGCATGACGTTCTGCGGCTTGACGTCGCGGTGGACGAGGCCCCGCTCGTGCGCGACCGCCAGCACCGCGGCCATCTGGGCCGCCATCGCCGCCGCCCACCCGACCGGCAGCGGCCCCTGTTCGGCGATCAGGTCGGCGAGCGTGTAGCCCTCGATCAGCTCCATGACCAGGAACAGGCCGCCGTCGTAGGTCCCGGCGTCGTGCACCGCCGGGATCCCGGGATGCTGGAGCCCGGCGGTCACCGACGCCTCCCTGGCGAACCGGCGGACCAGCTCGGACGGGTCGCTGCGAGCGGCGATCTGCTCGTTGGTGACCAACTTGATCGCGACCCGGCGGCCGAGCTTGCGGTCGGTGCCCTCCCAGACCTGCCCCATGCCGCCGCGGCCGAGAGGCGTGGCCAGCTCGTACCGGCCCGCGAGAACCTCACCCACCTGCAACCCCCACCACGGATACCGCCCCGTCGGCGGACGGACGTCATTGTGACGGACGCACCGGCCGGACGGCTCCGCTTTGTCCGCTTCCGGCGATCAAGAAGCGGTC
The DNA window shown above is from Thermomonospora umbrina and carries:
- a CDS encoding serine/threonine-protein kinase, with the protein product MGEVLAGRYELATPLGRGGMGQVWEGTDRKLGRRVAIKLVTNEQIAARSDPSELVRRFAREASVTAGLQHPGIPAVHDAGTYDGGLFLVMELIEGYTLADLIAEQGPLPVGWAAAMAAQMAAVLAVAHERGLVHRDVKPQNVMLTRDGTVKVLDFGVATVLDTTGAQRITRTGEPVGTPAYMAPEQLRGERATPRTDLYALGCVLYELLAGEPVFEGATPHVLSYRHMEEPPAPLQRPDVPLELHWLIRQLLAKHPEQRPGGAREVYERLLMFVRASGPLADVETGGARPSAMHLYSRVLVRLSGFFPPPGPHPTPNTSWVPAPPRPSYGGAPLGGGLTGGLQRSTAWKLLHTVWALPSLVLGFFTWVGFMYVGVRHQRVSWVMMGFGYLALAVGLVWLLASIPPEDAEDPRNFVGAVWLLALWIAGLLHTAYVAVIRLRLRAAQETPRPYGG